CTAATAACTTTTGCAGCCGCACTGCCTTGAGCCATGCGATAATTTTTTTGATCTTGTAGTCTAAATAATAGCCTCCTATAAAACATATAGGTCTCTTGTAGCACGGTAATAACACTTATGTACAGGCCCGTTGTAGAGTAAAAGAAGTGATGTTAAAGAACTAGAGCTGCATATACAATAATAGATGAGGACTCAAGTCACCAGTCCAAGGTGATACTCCTAGAAAGGTATAGCTTGTCGATGTACTCAATCACCGGACGTGAGGCCCGGATGTaccttttcatcttcttctctgctGACTGGTCTGCAATAAAATTGATCATAATTAAGAATCAATAGCAAATTTGAAAGAGATGCCGGATGGATAGAGAAAAGTTTTACACTTACGGGTTTCTTCGAGATTCACCAGAAGTTGATCCCTTGACGGAAGAGCATACATGCCGGCGGCAACTGCTGTCCTGATTGTCCAACTGTGGTATGGCGCACAAACTTGGGCATAAGCTGTAGAAGCTGCTTCCCTTAAAGAATAGTCACTGAAAGGCCAAAaaagcaagagagagagctagATATCATCATGTagaacaaaaccaaaacaccTGCAGAATGATACATAACTGCAGTCTGCAATTAGACATAAGGAAGTTGAACATACTCGGTTGACAAAAATTGTTCAAATAAAGCTCTGATGAGGTCAAGGCCCTGCCTAACTCGGCGCAAATTACGTGAGTGGCTTCCCGGGGTTTTTACCATGTCATTTGCAAcatcaaaatcaattataCTTTCTAAGGTGTCGTAAGTCTTTGATGCTTCCACAAGATCATCAACCTGAATGAACCAAACACAGTGTGAGATCCTGCAGGAAGGCCAATTGGATTGAAAATGCAACCAAGAACGAATAAGAAACAGAGCCTCATTAGGAGTATGAATTTTGCAAGAATtgagaaacaaacaaacttgaGAAGGCAAACTTGATCAGAAAGGGCCAGATATCATAGACATCTGAAATCAAAATTGCAAGCAGAATCGGAATGCAGGATGGAAAGCACATATTATACATGATCAGCAACAAACAGTTCTGCAGCATATTATATACAACATAATCATCAATGCAGCATATCTTGATCCcaaacaaattgaaatctataaataaataaacacaatttagattgaatttgaaaagtaAGAAGATGGATGGAAGAGAGAAACGGAACCTTGGAGACGTACTCCATCTCGGCGAACTTGAAAGCAAGGCCAAGGCAACTGAAGAGGATGGAGACGAGAGATGAGGCCTGGCAGAAGGTATCCAAACTTAGCCTCTGTTGTTGTTGGGATTGGAGGAACTTGCCCAACTCCTCAAAGGCTTCAACAATGGATGTTAGAGGAGGCGTGGACGTCGACTCTGCCATTGCCATACCATCCATGGCCCCGCTACCGCTGCGTTTCACCCCTAAAATCATTCACAAATAAAACCCTACCCTCAACGAAAcgatttctctttctttttctttgtttatagTTACAAACAAAACCTTCAAATAATAATGTTAATAATAATTAGGGTCCTCAAGATGCAAGGCAGTTGCCtttgttgcttttgttgttggttGTGTTGAAAAGGGGTGCATCCTAGAACGTAAGGCTATGGGGTTTGAAGCTTCGCTAAGGATGCGGCCTGCCTAAGGTAAAGGAAACCACCTCTTTTATCTTTTACATTTCATGGAATGGGATCATCAAAAGTCAAACACAATCAGACCGACCATCCGGGAAAAGTCAAATCTCTCGTTTGTTTGTTCATCAAGGTTTCTTAACAccactttccttttcttctttttctagaTCTCCATTTTATTAGGCCTTGGTTGCTCCGTCTTGGGTCAGGTCCCAAACCCAAAGATAAAACTGGGCCTAGTTCATGGCCTTTTTAAGATCACCCAAAATTGAATCCAGTCTGTATgtattactcttttttttgttgagtttttatcaaaaatagccaaaatttatcccatactttcataaatgtcagtttttataaaaactttctaaaatagccaaaactcacttaaaaatactcaaatgccctcaaaactaaaacccacaaaaacctaaaaaagcaaaacatgaAACCTGTAAtctatgttttcatttgattttaaacataaaaactcCCCTATGT
The window above is part of the Prunus dulcis chromosome 1, ALMONDv2, whole genome shotgun sequence genome. Proteins encoded here:
- the LOC117614852 gene encoding ACD11 homolog protein; translation: MILGVKRSGSGAMDGMAMAESTSTPPLTSIVEAFEELGKFLQSQQQQRLSLDTFCQASSLVSILFSCLGLAFKFAEMEYVSKVDDLVEASKTYDTLESIIDFDVANDMVKTPGSHSRNLRRVRQGLDLIRALFEQFLSTDDYSLREAASTAYAQVCAPYHSWTIRTAVAAGMYALPSRDQLLVNLEETHQSAEKKMKRYIRASRPVIEYIDKLYLSRSITLDW